Proteins from a single region of Spodoptera frugiperda isolate SF20-4 chromosome 8, AGI-APGP_CSIRO_Sfru_2.0, whole genome shotgun sequence:
- the LOC118275682 gene encoding uncharacterized protein LOC118275682 — protein MQSLVYLMLVAFSSCQAHYRGSYDSRNFITREEPTPKGVLIECPVCDQTDHWMASTEDCPIKNGSKAFKICRFGTYINEVCGKRVDCFSGPGEQCTEKREFDMYGKKCAPGYYCNKMEGVCTGLEFQLGNNWQWKMYPLRSELRNQPDDSKFSFEGVRN, from the exons ATGCAGTCTTTGGTGTATCTGATGCTCGTTGCCTTCAGCTCCTGCCAGGCGCACTACAGAGGTTCATATGACTCCCGAAACTTCATCACCAGAGAAGAACCAACGCCTAAAGG TGTGCTGATCGAATGTCCGGTATGCGACCAAACTGACCACTGGATGGCCAGCACTGAAGATTGTCCCATCAAAAACGGCAGCAAGGCTTTCAAGATCTGCAGGTTTGGAACATACATCAACGAAGTTTGCGGGAAGCGAGTCGACTGCTTCAgc GGCCCAGGTGAACAATGCACTGAGAAGCGCGAGTTCGATATGTACGGCAAGAAGTGCGCCCCCGGCTATTACTGCAACAAAATGGAAGGCGTCTGCACTGGACTCGAGTTCCAGTTGGGCAACAACTGGCAATGGAAGATGTACCCCCTCCGCAGCGAACTCAGAAACCAACCTGATGACTCCAAATTCTCCTTCGAAGGAGTCCGCAACTAA